A window of Rhodococcus sp. SGAir0479 contains these coding sequences:
- a CDS encoding Rieske 2Fe-2S domain-containing protein, whose protein sequence is MAQIREIDVGAPQTRFARGWHCLGLESEFLDGKPHAIEAFGTKLVVFADSQNKLHVLDAYCRHMGGDLSQGEIKGDSVACPFHDWRWGGNGKCTDIPYARRVPPIARTRSWTTLQENKQLFVWNDPEGNPPPDDVTIPHLPEVFTGEWTDWKWNRILVEGSNCREIVDNVVDMAHFFYVHFGFPKYFKNVFEGHVASQYLQNHGRPDVGNMGTQYGDSVLDSEASYFGPSYMVNWLHNNYSGYKVESILINCHYPVSHDSFVLMYGVSVEKPKGLDDATSEKLASKFTEGVALGFEQDVAIWKNKTKIENPLLCEEDGPVYQLRRWYDQFYVDVADVDEKATQRFEFEIDTTKAVEAWQREVDENLARQAREAADAEKTAEHKTGV, encoded by the coding sequence ATGGCGCAGATTCGTGAGATCGATGTGGGAGCCCCGCAGACGCGTTTCGCGCGTGGGTGGCACTGCCTCGGCCTCGAGAGCGAGTTCCTCGACGGCAAGCCGCACGCGATCGAGGCGTTCGGCACCAAGCTGGTGGTCTTCGCGGACAGCCAGAACAAGCTCCACGTACTCGACGCGTACTGCCGGCACATGGGTGGGGACCTCAGCCAGGGCGAGATCAAGGGCGACTCGGTCGCCTGCCCGTTCCACGATTGGCGTTGGGGTGGCAACGGCAAGTGCACCGACATCCCGTACGCCCGTCGCGTCCCCCCGATCGCACGGACCCGGTCGTGGACGACGCTGCAAGAGAACAAGCAGCTGTTCGTCTGGAACGACCCCGAGGGCAACCCGCCGCCGGACGACGTCACGATTCCACACCTGCCGGAGGTGTTCACCGGCGAGTGGACCGACTGGAAGTGGAACCGCATCCTCGTCGAGGGGTCCAACTGCCGGGAGATCGTCGACAACGTCGTCGACATGGCGCACTTCTTCTACGTCCACTTCGGGTTCCCGAAGTACTTCAAGAACGTCTTCGAGGGCCACGTCGCCTCGCAGTACCTCCAGAACCACGGCCGCCCCGACGTCGGGAACATGGGCACCCAGTACGGCGATTCCGTCCTCGACTCGGAGGCGTCGTACTTCGGGCCGTCGTACATGGTCAACTGGCTGCACAACAACTACAGCGGCTACAAGGTCGAGAGCATCCTGATCAACTGCCATTACCCGGTCTCGCACGATTCGTTCGTACTCATGTACGGCGTGAGCGTGGAGAAGCCGAAGGGCCTCGACGACGCCACCAGCGAGAAGCTCGCCTCGAAGTTCACCGAGGGCGTCGCGTTGGGTTTCGAGCAGGACGTCGCGATCTGGAAGAACAAGACCAAGATCGAGAATCCGCTGCTCTGCGAGGAGGACGGCCCGGTCTACCAGCTGCGCCGCTGGTACGACCAGTTCTACGTGGACGTCGCGGACGTCGACGAGAAGGCGACCCAGCGCTTCGAGTTCGAGATCGACACCACCAAGGCCGTCGAGGCGTGGCAGCGCGAGGTCGACGAGAACCTCGCCCGTCAGGCCCGGGAGGCCGCGGACGCCGAGAAGACCGCCGAGCACAAGACGGGAGTGTGA